One Bradyrhizobium zhanjiangense DNA segment encodes these proteins:
- a CDS encoding O-acetylhomoserine aminocarboxypropyltransferase/cysteine synthase family protein, with translation MRNETIAIHAGYEPEATTHAVAVPIYQTAAYAFDSADHGAALFNLEAEGFRYSRIANPTSAVLEKRIAQLEGGVGALAVATGQAALHFAFVNVADHGGNIVSVPQLYGTTHTLLSHILPRQGITGRFAESDKLDAIEKLIDENTRAVFAETIGNPAGNVCDIEALAKIAHAHGVPLIVDNTVATPILLKPFDYGADIAVHSLTKFLGGHGTTLGGAIVDSGNFPWAKYADRFPAYNKPDASYHGLVYAERFGRTAYIERARSVYQRTMGSVLSPFNAFLLLQGIETVALRMERHVENARKVAEFLRGDPRVAWVNYTGFPDSPYYPLVQKYLNGNASSLFTFGIKGGMEAGKTFYDALKLITRLVNIGDAKSLACHPASTTHRQMSAEQQRVAGVLPETIRLSIGIEHSADIIEDIDQALEKACPSSRLQAAE, from the coding sequence ATGCGCAACGAGACGATCGCTATTCACGCCGGCTACGAACCGGAAGCCACCACGCACGCCGTCGCCGTGCCGATCTACCAAACCGCGGCCTATGCCTTCGACAGCGCCGATCATGGCGCCGCGCTCTTCAATCTCGAGGCCGAGGGCTTTCGTTACAGCCGCATCGCCAATCCGACCAGCGCGGTGTTGGAGAAGCGCATCGCGCAGCTCGAAGGCGGCGTCGGCGCGCTCGCGGTTGCGACCGGCCAGGCGGCGCTGCACTTCGCCTTTGTCAATGTCGCCGATCACGGCGGCAACATCGTTTCCGTGCCGCAGCTCTACGGCACCACGCACACGCTGCTCTCGCACATCCTGCCGCGGCAGGGCATCACCGGCCGCTTCGCCGAGAGCGACAAGCTAGATGCGATCGAGAAGCTGATCGACGAGAATACCCGCGCCGTGTTCGCCGAGACCATCGGCAATCCCGCCGGCAATGTCTGCGACATCGAGGCGCTGGCGAAAATCGCGCACGCGCATGGCGTGCCGCTGATCGTCGACAACACGGTCGCGACCCCCATTCTGCTCAAGCCGTTCGACTACGGCGCCGACATCGCCGTGCATTCGCTGACCAAGTTTTTGGGCGGCCACGGCACCACGCTCGGTGGCGCCATCGTCGATTCCGGAAACTTCCCGTGGGCGAAATACGCCGACCGTTTCCCGGCTTACAACAAGCCGGACGCGTCCTATCATGGCCTCGTTTATGCCGAGCGCTTTGGTAGGACCGCCTATATCGAGCGCGCGCGCAGCGTCTATCAGCGCACAATGGGCTCGGTGCTCTCGCCGTTCAACGCCTTCCTGCTGCTCCAGGGCATCGAGACCGTGGCGCTGCGCATGGAGCGCCACGTCGAGAACGCCCGCAAGGTCGCCGAATTCCTCCGCGGTGACCCGCGCGTCGCCTGGGTCAATTACACGGGCTTCCCGGACAGCCCCTATTATCCGCTGGTGCAGAAATATCTGAACGGTAACGCCTCCTCGCTGTTCACCTTCGGCATCAAGGGCGGCATGGAAGCCGGCAAGACCTTCTACGATGCGCTGAAGCTGATCACGCGCCTCGTCAATATCGGCGATGCCAAGTCGCTCGCCTGTCATCCGGCCTCGACCACGCACCGGCAGATGTCGGCAGAGCAGCAGCGTGTCGCTGGTGTTTTGCCGGAGACGATCCGCCTGTCGATCGGCATCGAGCATTCCGCCGACATCATCGAGGACATCGACCAGGCGCTGGAAAAGGCCTGTCCGTCGTCGCGTCTCCAG
- a CDS encoding amidase family protein produces the protein MAKTTTRKKAASKKPAKTSNKKGASRKGIVAKKAKKATRLEPASSRRPKGPAWQWSAVETAAAIRSGAISAVETVEAHLERMHAINPRLNAVVVDLSEEALKAAHAADRQRAKGGELGLLHGVPVTIKENVDYEGRPNFNGVPANEDLIAPSDSPVVRNLKKAGAIVIGLTNTPEFSFRGFTDNPLHGLTLNPWDPNITCGGSSGGAGSAVAAGIGTIAHGNDIGGSLRWPAHCNGIATIKPTQGRIPAFNGSATAERPMLAHLMSAQGPLARHVADVRLALEVMSQRDPRDPWWVPAPLAGPKPKGPIKVALAKIPDDMDVDPQVTAALRHAADHLERSGYRVSEVEVPDINGVWQTWCDIITNETVVMQEASMLKVTSEDFHKAWGGMKTKANLLDLKAWMQATAARNGHIRAWQLFFEEYPVVLAPTTVKPTPGPREDTVSPERVREIFWGEIRFISAINVLGLPGAVVPVALHDGKPIGVQLIAGRYREDLALDAAAAIEKRAGVLAHRLWEQMA, from the coding sequence GTGGCGAAGACGACGACCAGGAAGAAAGCGGCTTCGAAGAAACCGGCTAAGACCTCGAACAAGAAAGGCGCAAGCCGCAAGGGCATCGTTGCGAAGAAGGCAAAGAAAGCCACGCGGCTCGAGCCGGCCTCATCGCGCCGTCCCAAGGGGCCGGCCTGGCAATGGTCGGCGGTCGAGACCGCGGCTGCCATCCGCTCCGGTGCAATCTCCGCCGTCGAGACGGTCGAAGCGCATCTCGAACGGATGCACGCCATCAATCCGAGGCTGAACGCCGTCGTCGTCGATCTCTCGGAAGAGGCGTTGAAGGCTGCGCATGCGGCCGACAGGCAGCGCGCCAAGGGCGGCGAGCTCGGCCTCCTGCATGGCGTGCCTGTAACCATCAAGGAGAATGTCGACTACGAAGGCCGACCAAATTTCAACGGCGTTCCTGCCAACGAGGACCTCATCGCGCCGTCGGATTCCCCCGTGGTGCGCAACTTGAAAAAGGCCGGCGCGATCGTCATCGGGCTCACCAATACGCCGGAATTCTCCTTCCGCGGCTTCACCGACAATCCTCTGCACGGGCTGACGCTGAACCCATGGGATCCGAACATCACCTGCGGCGGCTCCTCCGGCGGCGCTGGCTCGGCGGTCGCCGCCGGCATTGGCACCATCGCCCATGGCAACGACATCGGCGGCTCCTTGCGCTGGCCAGCGCATTGCAATGGCATTGCCACCATCAAGCCGACGCAGGGACGCATCCCCGCTTTTAACGGAAGCGCCACCGCCGAGCGGCCGATGCTGGCCCATCTGATGTCGGCGCAGGGGCCGCTCGCCCGTCACGTTGCCGACGTTCGCCTCGCACTGGAGGTGATGAGCCAACGCGATCCCCGCGATCCCTGGTGGGTGCCGGCGCCGCTGGCCGGGCCGAAGCCGAAGGGGCCGATCAAGGTCGCGCTGGCAAAGATCCCCGATGACATGGACGTCGATCCGCAGGTCACTGCGGCGCTGCGCCACGCCGCGGATCATCTCGAGCGGTCCGGCTATCGCGTCAGCGAGGTCGAGGTGCCCGACATCAACGGCGTCTGGCAGACCTGGTGCGACATCATCACCAACGAGACCGTGGTGATGCAGGAAGCCAGCATGCTGAAGGTCACCTCCGAGGATTTTCACAAGGCCTGGGGCGGCATGAAGACCAAGGCCAACTTGCTCGATCTCAAAGCCTGGATGCAGGCGACGGCCGCGCGCAATGGCCACATCCGCGCCTGGCAATTGTTCTTCGAGGAGTATCCGGTCGTGCTGGCGCCGACCACGGTGAAGCCGACGCCGGGCCCGCGCGAGGACACGGTCAGTCCCGAGCGCGTGCGCGAGATCTTCTGGGGCGAGATCCGCTTCATTTCCGCGATCAACGTGCTGGGCCTGCCCGGCGCGGTGGTGCCGGTGGCCCTCCACGACGGCAAGCCGATCGGCGTCCAGCTCATTGCCGGGCGCTATCGCGAGGATCTTGCGCTCGATGCTGCGGCCGCGATCGAGAAGCGCGCCGGCGTGCTCGCCCACAGGCTGTGGGAGCAGATGGCTTAG
- a CDS encoding MFS transporter — protein sequence MPPAVLALTAGAFGIGTTEFIIMGLLLQVAAEMHVSVPVAGLLISGYALGVFVGAPVLTLATRRMPRKSVLLALMAIFTLGNAACALAPNYELLMAARVLTSLAHGTFFGVGSVVATSLVAEDKRASAIATMFIGLTVATLLGVPFGAWFGLMLGWRAAFWAVTVIGVIAFAVVAALVPGHVGNGDKPVSLAEEVSVLGRPQVLLGLAMTVFGFAGLFVVFTYIQPILTRFTGFSEAAVSPILLVFGVGLAIGNVAGGKLADRGLAGALIGTLAALAMVLLGLAAVLSVKIPAVVLILLLGIAAFATVAPLQLRVLEAAGPNGRTLASSLNIAAFNLGNALGAWAGGVTIDRGLGLSALPLVAAGITAVGLVLALWSLRLDRAQAAVAACPAE from the coding sequence ATGCCTCCCGCCGTCCTTGCGCTCACCGCTGGTGCCTTCGGCATCGGCACCACCGAATTCATCATCATGGGCCTCTTACTCCAGGTCGCCGCCGAGATGCATGTCTCGGTGCCGGTCGCGGGCCTGCTCATCTCCGGCTATGCGCTCGGCGTGTTCGTCGGCGCGCCGGTGCTGACGCTCGCCACACGGCGCATGCCGCGGAAGTCCGTGCTGCTGGCGCTGATGGCGATCTTCACGCTGGGCAATGCCGCCTGCGCACTGGCGCCGAACTACGAGCTGCTGATGGCCGCCCGCGTGCTGACATCGCTCGCCCACGGGACCTTCTTCGGCGTCGGGTCGGTGGTGGCGACGAGCCTCGTCGCCGAGGACAAGCGGGCCTCGGCGATTGCCACCATGTTCATCGGCCTCACGGTCGCGACACTGCTGGGTGTGCCCTTCGGCGCCTGGTTCGGCCTGATGCTCGGCTGGCGCGCGGCGTTCTGGGCCGTGACGGTCATCGGCGTGATCGCCTTTGCTGTGGTCGCCGCGCTCGTGCCCGGCCATGTCGGCAACGGCGACAAGCCGGTCTCGCTTGCCGAGGAAGTCTCGGTGCTCGGCCGCCCGCAGGTGCTGCTCGGCCTTGCCATGACCGTGTTCGGCTTTGCCGGCCTGTTCGTCGTCTTCACCTATATCCAGCCGATCCTGACGCGTTTCACCGGCTTTTCGGAGGCCGCAGTCTCGCCGATCCTGCTGGTGTTCGGCGTCGGGCTCGCGATCGGCAACGTCGCCGGCGGCAAGCTCGCCGACCGTGGCCTCGCCGGCGCGCTGATCGGAACGCTCGCCGCGCTCGCCATGGTGCTTCTTGGCCTTGCCGCCGTGCTGTCGGTCAAGATCCCGGCGGTCGTGCTGATCCTGCTGCTGGGCATCGCCGCTTTTGCGACCGTCGCCCCGCTCCAGCTTCGCGTGCTGGAAGCGGCAGGCCCCAATGGCCGCACGCTCGCCTCCAGCCTCAACATCGCCGCGTTCAATCTTGGCAACGCCCTCGGTGCCTGGGCCGGCGGTGTCACCATCGATCGCGGGCTCGGCCTTTCGGCGCTCCCTCTGGTCGCAGCCGGCATCACCGCTGTCGGTCTCGTGCTGGCGCTGTGGAGCCTCCGGCTGGACCGCGCGCAAGCCGCCGTTGCGGCTTGTCCGGCGGAATAG
- a CDS encoding LysR family transcriptional regulator — MARFDTNRSAEMEVFVRVVDLGGFTQAARKLRLTPSGVSKLISRLEARLGSRLVNRTTRKLTLTEEGQTFYQRAVRILAEMEEAEREAASGAAPRGRLTVNCNIPFGMLHVMPLIPRFLEAHPEVTLDLVLTDTLIDLMQERADVAIRVGPLRASRLVARKLGTSRMVVVGAPDYLARCGTPKTPADLADHRGIGWTFPRSIRGWPFKRGDHTEEAVPPPVARASDGEAARRLALGGVGLARLALFHIGPDIETGHLVPVLQSYNPGDREDIHAVYVGHTAPLPARVRAFIDFLAEHVRVSDPALKRAGDGRWKLVG; from the coding sequence ATGGCCCGCTTCGACACCAACCGCTCCGCCGAGATGGAGGTTTTCGTCCGCGTCGTCGACTTAGGCGGCTTCACGCAGGCCGCACGAAAGCTGCGCCTGACGCCGTCGGGCGTGAGCAAGTTGATCTCGCGGCTCGAGGCACGGCTCGGCTCGCGCCTGGTCAACCGCACCACGCGCAAGCTGACCCTGACCGAAGAAGGCCAGACGTTCTACCAGCGGGCCGTGCGGATCCTCGCAGAGATGGAGGAAGCCGAACGAGAGGCGGCCTCCGGTGCGGCCCCGCGCGGCCGCCTCACGGTGAACTGCAACATTCCGTTCGGCATGCTGCATGTGATGCCGCTGATCCCGCGCTTCCTGGAAGCGCATCCCGAAGTCACGCTCGATCTCGTGCTCACGGACACGCTGATCGACCTGATGCAGGAACGCGCCGACGTCGCGATCCGTGTCGGTCCATTGCGTGCGTCGCGCCTCGTCGCACGGAAACTCGGCACCAGCCGCATGGTCGTGGTCGGCGCGCCGGACTATCTCGCACGCTGCGGCACGCCGAAGACGCCGGCGGATCTCGCCGATCACCGTGGCATCGGCTGGACCTTTCCGCGCAGTATCCGCGGCTGGCCATTCAAGCGCGGCGACCACACCGAGGAAGCGGTGCCGCCGCCCGTCGCGCGCGCCAGCGACGGCGAAGCCGCGCGCCGCCTTGCGCTCGGCGGCGTCGGGCTCGCGCGCCTCGCCCTCTTCCACATCGGCCCCGACATTGAAACGGGCCACCTCGTGCCGGTGCTGCAAAGCTACAATCCCGGCGACCGCGAAGACATCCACGCCGTCTATGTCGGCCACACCGCGCCGCTCCCCGCACGCGTCCGCGCGTTCATCGATTTCCTCGCCGAGCATGTGCGGGTGAGCGACCCGGCCCTGAAGCGCGCGGGGGATGGAAGGTGGAAGTTGGTGGGATGA
- a CDS encoding VOC family protein — translation MTEFARPRAIGFNHIALEVGEIEEALAFYGRLFSFELRGKTDTMAFIDLGDQFIALQKGRRQAADDGRHFGLVVDDKEAARKALDAAGVAVIDGPFLDFRDPWGNRIEIVGYDNVQFTKAPNVLRGMRLTHLGKNEHAKKELAEKGMAVGPS, via the coding sequence ATGACTGAGTTCGCAAGGCCGCGCGCCATTGGCTTCAACCACATAGCTTTGGAGGTCGGAGAGATCGAAGAAGCACTGGCATTCTACGGCCGTCTGTTCAGCTTCGAGCTACGTGGCAAGACCGACACCATGGCCTTCATCGATCTGGGCGACCAGTTCATCGCGCTGCAGAAAGGCCGCCGGCAAGCAGCGGACGACGGCCGCCATTTCGGGCTCGTGGTCGACGACAAGGAAGCGGCGCGCAAGGCACTGGATGCCGCAGGTGTCGCCGTGATCGATGGACCCTTCCTCGATTTTCGCGATCCGTGGGGCAACCGCATCGAGATCGTTGGTTATGACAACGTCCAGTTCACCAAGGCTCCGAACGTGCTGCGCGGGATGCGCCTGACACACCTCGGCAAGAACGAGCATGCGAAGAAGGAACTCGCCGAGAAGGGCATGGCGGTGGGGCCAAGCTGA
- a CDS encoding CBS domain-containing protein has translation MKKISEVMTRDAKVVNPNDTIQNAAKLMKECDCGVLPVGEGDRLVGMITDRDIAVRCIADGKGPNSKVRDAMTQEVKYCFEDEDISHVCTNMSEIQVRRLPVVDRNKRLVGIVSLSDLVRQSAGTAKALHGIARPSQQHNQSSATA, from the coding sequence ATGAAGAAGATCAGCGAGGTGATGACGCGCGACGCGAAAGTCGTAAATCCTAACGACACGATACAGAATGCAGCAAAGCTGATGAAAGAGTGCGATTGTGGCGTATTGCCCGTGGGTGAAGGTGACCGCCTCGTGGGCATGATCACAGACCGCGATATTGCGGTGCGCTGCATCGCGGACGGCAAAGGCCCGAACAGCAAGGTCCGTGACGCGATGACCCAAGAGGTGAAATACTGCTTCGAAGACGAGGACATATCTCACGTCTGCACGAACATGAGTGAGATCCAGGTACGACGGTTGCCCGTGGTAGACCGGAACAAGCGCCTGGTCGGGATCGTGTCGCTTAGCGATTTGGTGCGCCAGTCGGCAGGGACTGCCAAGGCGCTGCATGGAATCGCGCGGCCGAGCCAGCAGCACAACCAGAGTTCCGCCACCGCCTGA